The following are encoded together in the Acidicapsa ligni genome:
- the sdhA gene encoding succinate dehydrogenase flavoprotein subunit — MAAPKIIVVGGGLAGLAAVIKIAEAGGTVDLFSIVPVKRSHSVCAQGGINAAKNLKGEGDTTDKHFDDTIYGGDFLANQTPVKAMCEAAPAIIDLLDRMGVPFNRTPEGLLDFRRFGGTLYHRTAFAGATTGQQLLYALDEQVRRYESEGKVRKFEGWEFLSAVLDSTGTARGICAMDLRSMELKTFPADAIIIATGGNGAIFGKSTNSVVCTGSAQSALYQQGAFYANGEFIQVHPTCIPGEDKLRLMSESARGEGGRVWVPKTAGDKRAGKAIPESERWYFLEEWYPKYGNLVPRDVATRAIHKVVYEHGLGIDGQPMVYLDLTHIDKETLNRKLEGILEIYEKFVGDDPREVPMKIFPGMHYTMGGLWVDYDQMTNIPGIFAAGEAEYQYHGANRLGANSLMSCIYGGFQAGPNAIAYAKSLAAATGDGGHAQELARQSTLNKQLISSSGTENPFRIWRELGETMTANVTVIRYNDRILKTDAKIVELLERYRNINLSDKSQWANTSFAFTRQLYNMLQISRVVAQGAALRDESRGAHYKPDFPDRDDANFLKTTKATYAADTNAPRFEYEAVDTQFIAPRPRKY, encoded by the coding sequence ATGGCAGCACCTAAAATCATCGTAGTTGGCGGAGGCCTAGCCGGACTCGCCGCCGTCATCAAGATCGCCGAAGCAGGCGGCACCGTGGACCTGTTTTCTATCGTTCCCGTCAAGCGCTCCCACTCCGTCTGCGCCCAGGGAGGCATCAACGCCGCCAAAAACCTCAAAGGTGAGGGCGATACCACCGACAAGCACTTTGACGACACCATCTATGGCGGCGACTTCCTCGCCAACCAGACTCCCGTAAAGGCCATGTGCGAAGCCGCCCCCGCCATCATCGATCTGCTCGATCGCATGGGCGTGCCCTTCAATCGCACCCCTGAGGGTCTGCTCGATTTCCGCCGCTTCGGTGGCACCCTCTATCACCGCACCGCATTTGCCGGAGCCACCACCGGCCAGCAGCTTCTCTACGCACTCGACGAGCAAGTCCGCCGCTATGAGTCAGAAGGCAAAGTCCGCAAATTTGAAGGCTGGGAGTTTCTCTCTGCCGTTCTCGATTCCACCGGAACAGCCCGCGGCATCTGCGCCATGGACCTCCGCTCGATGGAGCTGAAGACCTTCCCCGCCGACGCCATCATCATCGCCACCGGCGGCAACGGAGCCATCTTCGGCAAAAGCACCAACTCCGTCGTCTGCACCGGCTCCGCGCAATCCGCTCTCTACCAGCAAGGCGCCTTCTACGCCAATGGTGAATTCATCCAGGTTCACCCCACCTGCATCCCCGGCGAAGACAAGCTCCGCCTCATGTCCGAGTCAGCTCGCGGCGAAGGCGGCCGCGTCTGGGTTCCCAAAACCGCCGGAGACAAACGCGCAGGCAAAGCCATCCCCGAGTCCGAACGCTGGTACTTCCTCGAAGAGTGGTATCCCAAGTACGGCAATCTCGTCCCCCGCGACGTAGCCACCCGCGCCATCCACAAAGTCGTCTACGAGCACGGCCTCGGTATCGACGGCCAGCCGATGGTCTACCTCGACCTGACCCACATCGACAAGGAAACCCTCAATCGCAAGCTCGAAGGCATTCTCGAAATCTACGAGAAGTTCGTAGGCGACGACCCCCGCGAAGTCCCCATGAAGATCTTCCCCGGCATGCACTACACCATGGGCGGCCTTTGGGTGGACTACGACCAGATGACCAACATCCCCGGCATCTTCGCCGCCGGAGAAGCCGAGTATCAATACCACGGTGCGAATAGGCTAGGGGCTAACAGCTTAATGAGCTGCATCTACGGCGGTTTCCAGGCCGGTCCGAATGCCATCGCCTACGCCAAGAGCCTCGCCGCAGCCACCGGCGACGGCGGCCACGCGCAGGAACTAGCCCGCCAGTCCACGCTCAACAAGCAGCTCATCAGCTCCAGCGGCACAGAAAATCCCTTCCGCATCTGGCGCGAACTCGGCGAGACCATGACCGCCAACGTCACCGTCATCCGTTACAACGATCGCATCCTCAAGACCGATGCCAAGATCGTCGAACTCCTCGAACGCTATCGCAACATCAATCTCAGCGACAAGAGCCAGTGGGCCAACACCAGCTTCGCTTTCACCCGCCAGCTCTACAACATGCTGCAGATCTCGCGCGTAGTAGCCCAAGGCGCAGCCCTAAGAGACGAGTCCCGCGGAGCCCACTACAAGCCGGATTTCCCCGACCGCGACGACGCAAATTTCCTCAAGACCACCAAAGCCACATACGCAGCGGATACAAACGCTCCACGCTTCGAGTACGAAGCCGTGGACACACAATTCATAGCCCCTCGGCCACGCAAGTATTGA
- a CDS encoding HigA family addiction module antitoxin yields MLMTIRKPATIGEILVEEFLLPMEITQGQLAEAMAVPRKHVNELCNDRRAVTAPSALILSRVFGNSPEFWLNVQRRTDLWNAMHSPSEQERINRARPLTDAA; encoded by the coding sequence ATGTTGATGACAATACGCAAACCGGCAACCATAGGCGAGATTCTCGTCGAAGAGTTTCTCTTGCCCATGGAAATAACCCAGGGACAACTAGCCGAGGCCATGGCCGTGCCGCGTAAGCATGTCAACGAGCTTTGCAATGATCGTCGTGCAGTTACCGCGCCGTCCGCCCTGATCTTGTCCCGCGTCTTCGGCAACAGCCCCGAATTCTGGCTCAATGTGCAGCGTCGCACCGACTTGTGGAACGCCATGCACTCGCCTTCGGAACAAGAACGAATTAACCGTGCGCGGCCACTCACCGACGCCGCCTGA
- the sdhB gene encoding succinate dehydrogenase iron-sulfur subunit, whose protein sequence is MAEKTIQIEIKRQSNPDADATWEKFELPWKPGMNVISVMMEIAANPINASGQETTPIAYDSNCLEEICGSCAMVINGKARMACTALIDKLEQPIKVQPLTKFPVVRDLAVDRSVLFENLKAVKAWVPIDGTYDLGAGPRIFPQAQEVAYPLSNCISCTICMEVCPQFNDVTGFVGAATIAQVKLFNAHPSGKVLKEDRLRALAGDGGVQECGFAQNCVNACPKQLPLTEAISDVTRDVVVQAAKDFLRG, encoded by the coding sequence ATGGCAGAGAAAACCATCCAAATCGAGATCAAACGGCAAAGCAATCCCGACGCAGACGCAACATGGGAGAAGTTTGAACTGCCCTGGAAGCCGGGCATGAACGTCATCTCCGTCATGATGGAGATCGCGGCTAACCCCATCAACGCCTCCGGCCAAGAGACGACGCCCATTGCCTATGACTCCAACTGCCTCGAAGAGATCTGCGGCTCCTGCGCCATGGTCATCAACGGCAAAGCCCGCATGGCCTGCACCGCCCTCATCGACAAGCTGGAGCAGCCGATCAAGGTTCAGCCGCTGACCAAGTTCCCCGTGGTCCGCGATCTCGCCGTCGACCGCAGCGTCCTCTTCGAAAACCTCAAGGCCGTCAAAGCCTGGGTCCCCATCGACGGTACATACGACCTCGGTGCCGGCCCACGCATCTTCCCCCAAGCGCAGGAAGTGGCCTATCCTCTATCGAACTGCATCAGTTGCACCATCTGCATGGAAGTCTGCCCCCAGTTCAACGACGTAACCGGCTTCGTCGGAGCAGCCACCATCGCCCAGGTCAAACTCTTCAACGCACACCCCAGCGGCAAAGTCCTCAAAGAAGACCGCCTGCGCGCGCTAGCCGGAGACGGCGGCGTCCAGGAGTGCGGCTTCGCCCAAAACTGCGTCAACGCATGCCCCAAACAACTCCCACTAACCGAAGCCATCTCAGACGTAACCCGCGACGTAGTAGTCCAGGCAGCCAAAGACTTCCTCCGCGGCTAA
- a CDS encoding DUF1801 domain-containing protein, which translates to MNNALERDPAIDAWFKNHEGELGAIAHQWFEAMRNCGDEVRELMHDGCPVACLGDAAFGYVNIFTSHVSVGFFQGSALPDPAHLLQGTGKFMRHVKLKPATQTNAAALSKLKALSKLVATAYQDIKSRVENS; encoded by the coding sequence TTGAACAACGCCCTAGAGCGTGATCCCGCGATCGACGCATGGTTTAAAAATCACGAAGGCGAATTGGGAGCCATCGCCCATCAGTGGTTTGAAGCAATGCGAAATTGCGGCGACGAAGTCCGAGAGCTCATGCACGACGGCTGTCCAGTCGCATGCCTAGGAGACGCAGCCTTCGGCTACGTCAACATATTCACCTCGCACGTAAGCGTAGGCTTCTTTCAAGGCTCAGCGTTACCCGATCCAGCCCACCTGTTGCAAGGCACCGGCAAGTTCATGCGCCATGTGAAGCTGAAACCGGCAACACAAACAAACGCAGCAGCCCTGAGCAAACTCAAAGCCCTGAGTAAATTAGTGGCAACGGCGTATCAGGATATAAAGTCGCGAGTCGAAAACAGCTAG